In Seonamhaeicola sp. S2-3, the genomic window ATGGCATTAAATTCTAAATAAATATTTGGGTTAGTTTTTTCAATTGAATTTTCATGTCTTTGGGTTTTGTTAAAACCAACAAACTGCATTAAACTATCAATTTTTAAACTATCTACTTTTTTTATGGTATGGTCTGCCCCAAAACTCCATGCATTAACAATATTACCAATAGTAGGATCAAAAGCACCATTGGTTTCATTAAAAATTACTTTAGAGGCATCATAAACTCTAATAAAATGTGAATCTATTTTAACAATCTCATTTCTATTTAACCTTGAAATATCTGAGTTTGCCTGATAAGTTGATAACGATTTATTAAGCACATTAAATAAACTATCAAACTCTTGTTGGTAGTTTATTTCAGAATTATATATTACAGAATATGAGGTACCAAATACAGCCCCAGTAATTTTAGTGTTTTTAGTATTCTTAGCACATGAAGTAATGAACACTCCTAAAAAACAGATAAATACAATTTTCTTCATAATTAATTTAGGTGTGTATCTAAAACTTGTATTCCGTTGTACTCTAACAAGTATTCTTCATTTAAATATATGGGTAAACTTTCTCCTTTAGGATTTCCCAAACCAACTCCTGCATATAACACTTTAGCCTTATGTTCTCTAGCGTGTTTTTTAAAAGATTCCATCCAAACAACATCATAGTTATTAGGATTATCTGGTAGTAACACAGCCTTTACTATAACAAAATAGTACTGACTATTCTTGTCAATACACACAAATTGTGGGTGTTTTTTTAATTTACTGTTAACGGCTATAAATTCAAAACCACGTTGTTCTAAATCTTTTCCAACATGATTCATTGCTAAATTATGCAACTCTTGTTCTGTAAGTGGTTTACTCATACTACAAATTTACATTTTTTAAAAAAAGATGATGACATTTTTATACAGTTTCGATGTATGGATATAAAACGATATTAAATCTAGTTATTATGAAAACCTTATGCTACACCCTAACACTAATGTTATTATTTTTTTCTTGCGGAGATAAACAAAATAAGAATGATTTTGCCAATGTTGATTTTGAACCTGAGTCCTTCTTTGATGACGAAATGGTTAATAATTACAAAACTGTTAATAAGGCAAATAAACTAACTAATACCCAAAACGCATTAAAAGACTACAAAGTAATGAGTAAACAATTTGGAATTCCTGTTGGGGTAATGCCCATACCAAGAGACTGGAAAGTAAAACAGAAAAATAAAGAAGGGCTTTTATTTGAATCTGATAATGGTGTAAAAGTTTACGCAGAACGTTTTATCTCATACTTTTATTCAAATAATCAACAACTTAATTATTTAACTCAACAAAGCGGAAGACCTATTGCCCCTGTAAAAAATATAAACAGGATAATAAGTGAAGATATTTTACCTTATGCAGAATCTCAAGGAGAGCAACTAATAAACCAATATCCCCTACCCCAATTAGCACGATTTGATAAGCGCTTTGATAGTTACTTGTTTAAAGGTTTTCCAGAGAACAAACAATATGAGTGTATGGCTACAGAATGGGTTGATAAAAATGGGGAGAAATCAATTGTTATTATTCGCTATTTTACAAATCAATATCCAACCACTGGGGGAATGGATTGGGGTTACACTTTAAATGCTATGGGTGCACCTGCTCAAGAATTTGAAACAGCTAAAAAAGCATTCATTAATTCGCTAGTGAATTTTCAAATTAATCCGCAATGGCTACAAACCAATAACAACTATTATTTACAAAAAACAAGACAAAGTAATACGCAGCATCAACAACGAATGGCTGCCATAAGAGCTCAAGGTGAAGCTAGTAGAAACATTGGAAATACCTATAGTTCTATTACCGATAGTAGTTTTGAAAGCTGGAAACGTATAAATGCCATGAATAATGCTGGACACTCAAAAACCATAAACAATGGTGTTTGGGAACGCACTACTGTAACTAACCCAAATACCTCACAACAATATTATGTAGAAGGACAAAACAATCATTACTGGATGAATAAAAACAATGAATACATAGGCACTAATAATGCATTATACAATCCCAATATTGATAATTCTATAAACAACCAACAATGGACACAATATGATGTAGAAAATTAATTAGAGACACATAATATTTAATATTTACCATAAAAATTAAAAAATGAAATCATTAAAAATTTATAGCATTCTAGCCCTACTTATATTACTACTATCATGTAGTTCTGATGGTGAAAATGATCAGACAAACAATTTATCAGGTTTTACAACATCAGATAATTGTCCAGAATTGCCTGTAGGCCCTACATCGGCATACTGGGAGTATGCCAAAGGAAATCCAATTCCTTTAAATAAAGTACCTGTACTTAAAAATCCTCAAGCAGCATTCTCTTATGCTCATAGCAATACGGCGCTACCACCTTTCACATTAACACCTCCACAAGGTTATACAGCTTTTGACTATACTAACCCAAATACAAATCCGTTTGGAGTAAATATTATTAGAAACGATGGATCTGTAGTTTGGAGGTATGTACCAATTTCAACCTACCCCGCCAATTTTACAGATTCTAATATTTTAGATATTGAAATCAATAATGTTACAGCTGCTTTTGGATTTAATGGTAATTATACCACACTTTGTGAAGCTACCCCAAAAGTTTTTAGT contains:
- a CDS encoding Na(+)-translocating NADH-quinone reductase subunit F, with translation MSKPLTEQELHNLAMNHVGKDLEQRGFEFIAVNSKLKKHPQFVCIDKNSQYYFVIVKAVLLPDNPNNYDVVWMESFKKHAREHKAKVLYAGVGLGNPKGESLPIYLNEEYLLEYNGIQVLDTHLN